The following coding sequences are from one Polynucleobacter sp. JS-JIR-II-50 window:
- the metG gene encoding methionine--tRNA ligase, producing the protein MSSSQRRLLVTSALPYANGQIHIGHLVEYVQTDIWVRFQRMRGHEVHYVGADDTHGTPIMLRAEKEGLTPKELIANVWKEHKRDFDNFLISFDNYYTTDSPENEKLSQDIYIKLRDAGLIEKRAIEQAYDPVKEMFLPDRFIKGECPKCGAKDQYGDNCEKCGATYSPTDLKNPFSVVSGATPIKKISDHYFFKLSDPRCEEFLRDWTQVKTPLQPEARNKMKEWVGQPGESKLGDWDISRDAPYFGFEIPDAPGKYFYVWLDAPIGYYASFLNYCQAKGLNFDEWVKPDTTTEQYHFIGKDILYFHTLFWPATLKFSGYRTPTNVFAHGFLTVDGEKMSKSRGTLISANSVIECGFNPEWFRYYFATKLNDSMEDLDLNLQDFVARVNSDLLGKYINIASRSAGFLVKRFGGVVSDEAMSDPLLKEIASSNEKITELYEGREYAKALRTVMELADKVNSFVDENKPWEIAKDPEREADLQRVCSITLEAFRMMSLYLKPVIPQVAAGVEEFLSLPPLSWSDIDTPLSSKSPIKAYKHLMTRVEAPQIEALLAANL; encoded by the coding sequence ATGAGCAGCTCCCAACGCCGCCTTCTAGTTACCTCCGCCCTACCGTATGCCAATGGTCAGATCCATATCGGCCATCTAGTCGAGTATGTGCAGACCGATATCTGGGTGCGCTTTCAAAGAATGCGTGGTCATGAAGTGCATTACGTTGGCGCCGATGACACTCACGGCACTCCGATCATGTTGCGCGCCGAAAAAGAAGGTCTTACACCCAAAGAACTGATTGCCAATGTTTGGAAAGAACATAAGCGCGACTTTGATAACTTCCTCATCTCGTTTGACAACTACTACACCACCGATAGTCCTGAGAATGAAAAGTTATCCCAAGATATTTACATCAAGCTACGCGATGCAGGTTTGATTGAGAAGCGCGCGATTGAGCAAGCCTATGATCCTGTAAAAGAAATGTTCTTGCCGGATCGCTTTATCAAAGGCGAGTGCCCTAAGTGCGGCGCTAAAGATCAGTATGGTGATAATTGCGAAAAATGTGGTGCGACGTATTCACCTACAGATCTAAAGAATCCTTTCTCAGTAGTGAGCGGTGCAACACCTATTAAAAAGATTTCGGATCACTACTTCTTTAAGTTGTCGGATCCACGTTGCGAAGAATTCTTACGCGACTGGACTCAAGTCAAAACTCCGTTGCAGCCAGAAGCTCGCAATAAGATGAAAGAATGGGTTGGTCAGCCAGGAGAAAGCAAGCTGGGCGACTGGGACATCTCCCGCGACGCCCCGTATTTCGGCTTTGAGATCCCTGATGCACCAGGTAAGTACTTCTATGTGTGGCTTGATGCCCCGATTGGCTATTACGCCAGCTTTCTCAATTATTGCCAGGCCAAAGGGCTCAACTTTGATGAGTGGGTAAAGCCAGATACCACCACCGAGCAATACCACTTCATCGGTAAAGATATTCTGTATTTCCATACCTTGTTCTGGCCTGCCACACTGAAATTTTCTGGATACCGCACACCAACCAACGTATTTGCACATGGCTTCTTAACCGTTGACGGTGAGAAGATGAGTAAGTCACGTGGTACGCTGATTTCAGCAAACAGCGTGATTGAATGTGGGTTTAATCCAGAATGGTTCCGCTATTACTTCGCCACCAAGCTCAATGACAGCATGGAAGACTTGGATTTAAATCTTCAAGACTTCGTTGCGCGCGTTAATAGCGACTTACTCGGCAAGTACATCAATATTGCAAGTCGTAGCGCTGGCTTCTTAGTAAAACGATTTGGTGGCGTTGTTTCTGATGAAGCCATGAGCGATCCACTCTTAAAAGAAATTGCATCATCAAACGAAAAAATTACAGAACTCTACGAGGGCCGCGAGTACGCCAAAGCGTTACGCACCGTGATGGAGCTTGCTGACAAAGTAAATAGTTTTGTCGATGAGAATAAGCCGTGGGAAATCGCCAAAGATCCAGAACGTGAAGCGGATTTACAGCGGGTCTGCAGTATTACCTTGGAAGCATTCCGAATGATGAGTCTTTATCTCAAGCCGGTGATTCCTCAAGTTGCTGCTGGCGTGGAAGAGTTCCTCTCTTTGCCACCCCTTTCCTGGTCAGACATTGATACCCCACTCTCCAGCAAGAGCCCTATCAAAGCCTATAAGCACCTCATGACCCGGGTGGAAGCCCCTCAAATTGAGGCTTTGCTAGCGGCAAACTTGTAA
- a CDS encoding ScpA family protein, translating into MTNQGNEPSAQPISDLLDSTPSVTDGMSAAFAKLYGEPLFKLPTDLYIPPDALEVFLEAFEGPLDLLLYLIRKQNFNVLDIPMAQVTQQYLSYVDQIRHHNLELAAEYLLMAAMLIEIKSRMLLPMKKADSEEEVEDPRAELVRRLLEYERMKLAAQELDQIPQQGRDFQVAHGYVDTTVAIAWPDVNVEDLQMAWRDVLHRAKLTQHHTITREELSVRDFMTRILRRLQSTKFVEFSELFEEAINSGKGVPVVIVNFIAMLELSREALVEITQAEPYAPIYVRLAYTPVA; encoded by the coding sequence ATGACTAATCAAGGCAATGAGCCTAGCGCTCAGCCAATATCGGATTTGTTAGACAGCACTCCATCGGTTACCGATGGCATGTCTGCTGCTTTCGCCAAGCTCTATGGTGAACCGCTTTTTAAGCTCCCTACCGATTTATACATTCCACCAGATGCGCTAGAAGTTTTTCTAGAGGCATTTGAAGGACCCTTAGATCTATTGCTGTACCTCATTCGTAAACAGAACTTTAACGTTCTTGATATTCCAATGGCACAGGTTACTCAGCAGTACCTGAGCTATGTTGATCAAATCCGTCATCACAATCTTGAACTGGCTGCCGAGTATCTACTCATGGCCGCCATGTTGATTGAAATTAAATCTCGCATGCTCCTGCCAATGAAGAAGGCAGACAGCGAAGAAGAGGTTGAAGACCCTCGCGCAGAATTAGTTCGTCGCCTACTTGAATACGAGCGCATGAAGTTAGCAGCGCAAGAGCTTGATCAGATTCCACAGCAAGGTCGCGACTTCCAAGTAGCACATGGCTATGTGGATACTACTGTCGCCATTGCTTGGCCAGACGTCAATGTAGAAGACTTGCAAATGGCTTGGCGTGATGTTCTGCACCGTGCCAAACTCACTCAGCATCACACCATTACGCGTGAAGAATTATCGGTACGTGACTTTATGACACGCATCTTGCGCCGCCTGCAAAGCACTAAATTTGTAGAGTTCAGTGAGTTGTTTGAAGAGGCTATCAACTCCGGTAAAGGCGTACCTGTTGTTATCGTGAATTTCATTGCGATGCTTGAGCTCTCACGCGAAGCACTGGTGGAAATTACTCAAGCTGAGCCCTATGCCCCGATTTACGTGCGTCTTGCCTACACGCCTGTTGCATGA
- the frc gene encoding formyl-CoA transferase has protein sequence MAKALEGVKVLDFTHVQSGPTCTQLLAWFGADVIKVEKSGEGDATRGQLRDIPDADSLYFTMLNHNKRSITVNTKTQKGKEILERLIKECDVLVENFAPGALDRMGFSWERIQELNPMMIMASVKGFGPGPYEDCKVYENVAQCAGGSASTTGFDDGPPMVTGAQIGDSGTGLHLALGIVTALYQRTHSGRGQKVLAAMQDAVLNLCRVKLRDQQRLERNGTMQEYPQYPNGKFGDSVPRAGNASGGGQPGWILKCKGWETDPNSYIYVVVQAPVWPAICKVIGREDWITDHNFASAMARLPRLMEIFAEIEKWTMTLSKFEVMEALNKYDVPCGPILSMKEIAEEPALRATGTVVEVDHPIRGKYLTVGNPIKLSDSPTDVERSPLLGEHTDEILSELGYSTDELISLRHDKVI, from the coding sequence CAACCTGTACTCAGTTACTGGCTTGGTTTGGTGCGGACGTCATCAAAGTAGAGAAGTCTGGCGAGGGCGATGCAACACGCGGTCAGTTGCGTGATATTCCAGATGCGGATAGTTTGTATTTCACGATGTTGAACCACAACAAGCGTTCGATCACTGTGAATACCAAAACCCAAAAAGGTAAAGAAATTCTGGAGCGACTCATTAAAGAGTGCGACGTATTAGTAGAAAACTTTGCACCAGGTGCGCTTGATCGCATGGGGTTTTCTTGGGAACGTATTCAAGAGCTCAATCCAATGATGATCATGGCTTCTGTCAAAGGCTTTGGTCCTGGCCCATACGAAGATTGCAAGGTGTATGAGAACGTAGCGCAATGCGCCGGTGGCTCTGCTTCCACTACTGGTTTTGATGACGGCCCTCCCATGGTTACTGGTGCGCAAATCGGTGATAGCGGAACAGGGTTGCATTTAGCGCTTGGTATTGTTACCGCGCTATACCAACGCACTCACTCTGGCCGCGGTCAGAAAGTGTTGGCGGCAATGCAGGATGCCGTATTGAACTTGTGCCGTGTGAAGTTGCGCGATCAACAGCGTTTAGAGCGCAACGGTACTATGCAAGAGTATCCACAGTACCCTAATGGTAAGTTCGGTGACTCTGTACCTCGTGCTGGTAATGCTTCTGGTGGCGGTCAGCCGGGCTGGATTCTCAAATGCAAAGGCTGGGAAACCGACCCTAATTCCTATATTTACGTAGTAGTACAAGCACCAGTGTGGCCGGCAATATGTAAAGTCATTGGCCGTGAAGATTGGATCACTGACCATAACTTCGCATCCGCAATGGCACGCTTACCACGTCTCATGGAAATTTTTGCTGAGATTGAAAAATGGACTATGACCTTAAGTAAGTTTGAGGTTATGGAGGCACTCAATAAGTACGATGTCCCTTGTGGCCCAATTCTTTCTATGAAAGAAATCGCTGAAGAACCCGCATTGCGTGCTACTGGAACTGTGGTTGAAGTGGATCATCCAATTCGTGGCAAGTATCTGACGGTTGGTAATCCAATTAAGCTATCTGATAGTCCGACGGATGTAGAACGTTCACCATTGTTGGGTGAGCATACTGATGAAATTCTCAGTGAGCTAGGTTACTCAACTGATGAGCTGATTTCTCTTCGTCACGATAAGGTGATTTAA
- the panC gene encoding pantoate--beta-alanine ligase — translation MKIISDIQELRDHLRGQNRASFVPTMGNLHEGHLSLMRLARQHGDPVVASIFVNRLQFGPNEDFDSYPRTMQADIDKLEKEGVYILFAPTERDLYPQPQEYRVDPPQQLGDILEGEFRPGFFKGVCTVVLKLFSCVQPKVAVFGKKDYQQLMIIRQMAKQFALPVDIIPGETIRAEDGLALSSRNGYLSAEERAEAPELMKTLKEVREQVLQLKDRNSQSLSEIEKAAVASLAKRGWQPDYIAIRQQSDLAPASNEQLHAGEPLVILTAAKLGKTRLIDNLEI, via the coding sequence ATGAAAATCATTAGCGACATTCAAGAATTACGCGACCATTTAAGAGGTCAAAACCGCGCTTCCTTTGTACCAACTATGGGCAATCTCCACGAAGGCCACCTCTCGCTGATGCGCTTGGCAAGACAACATGGCGACCCTGTAGTAGCCAGCATCTTTGTGAATCGTCTGCAGTTTGGTCCTAACGAAGATTTTGATAGCTACCCGCGCACCATGCAGGCAGATATCGATAAGTTGGAAAAAGAGGGTGTGTACATCTTGTTTGCGCCGACAGAGCGCGATCTTTATCCACAGCCTCAAGAATACCGAGTTGATCCACCGCAGCAATTGGGCGACATCCTCGAAGGCGAGTTCCGCCCCGGATTCTTTAAAGGCGTTTGTACAGTTGTATTGAAGCTCTTTTCTTGCGTACAGCCTAAGGTTGCCGTATTTGGCAAAAAGGATTATCAGCAACTGATGATTATTCGTCAGATGGCTAAACAGTTTGCCCTACCAGTCGATATTATTCCTGGTGAAACCATTCGCGCGGAAGATGGCTTAGCACTTTCATCTCGCAACGGCTACCTCTCAGCTGAGGAAAGGGCTGAAGCACCTGAGTTAATGAAGACGCTCAAAGAAGTTCGGGAGCAAGTCCTACAACTGAAGGATCGCAACAGCCAATCCCTCTCTGAGATTGAAAAGGCTGCTGTTGCCTCTTTGGCGAAACGTGGATGGCAGCCCGATTACATTGCTATTCGCCAACAAAGCGATTTGGCGCCGGCCTCCAATGAGCAACTGCACGCCGGTGAGCCACTCGTCATTTTGACGGCAGCTAAGCTTGGTAAGACACGCTTGATTGATAACCTAGAGATTTAA
- a CDS encoding methionyl-tRNA formyltransferase, whose protein sequence is MRVALIGSADFGKAALEAFLDRGDEVVAVFCPPDNPKSSKPEVLKEAALARGLTPLQFASLKGPEAAQAMIDANADICVMAYVLQFVPQELCKIPKHGTIQYHPSLLPKYRGPSAINWAIALGEEKTGLTIFRPSDGLDEGEVILQKEVAIGPNDTLGKIYFDHLFPIGVKALLETADLVVAGKHQEIVQDESQANYEGWFDANAAQIHWATHISQIYNLIRACNPAPGAWTKFGEQKVQIYDCHKHVAATFGAVKGKPGEVTQITLDSFFVTCHGGQIEVLKAKGAAGKVTGAELAKELGLEVGQFFVL, encoded by the coding sequence ATGCGGGTTGCTTTAATTGGGAGTGCGGATTTTGGTAAAGCAGCTTTAGAGGCTTTTTTAGATCGCGGTGATGAAGTCGTTGCTGTTTTCTGTCCACCCGATAATCCCAAGTCAAGCAAACCCGAAGTCTTAAAGGAGGCTGCACTGGCAAGGGGTTTAACTCCCTTGCAGTTTGCTTCCTTGAAGGGCCCGGAAGCTGCTCAAGCCATGATTGATGCCAACGCCGATATCTGCGTAATGGCTTATGTGCTTCAGTTTGTGCCGCAAGAGCTCTGCAAGATTCCGAAGCATGGCACTATTCAATATCACCCATCTTTACTTCCTAAGTATCGTGGCCCCAGCGCCATTAACTGGGCGATTGCATTGGGTGAGGAGAAAACAGGTTTAACCATCTTCCGCCCATCCGATGGTTTAGACGAAGGTGAAGTGATTTTGCAAAAAGAAGTAGCTATTGGACCTAACGACACCTTAGGCAAGATCTACTTTGATCATTTATTTCCGATCGGCGTGAAAGCTCTCTTGGAGACTGCAGATCTTGTAGTTGCGGGCAAGCATCAAGAGATAGTTCAAGATGAATCGCAAGCCAACTACGAAGGCTGGTTTGATGCGAATGCTGCACAGATTCATTGGGCAACACATATCAGTCAAATTTATAACCTGATTCGCGCATGTAATCCTGCGCCGGGTGCTTGGACAAAGTTTGGCGAACAAAAGGTGCAGATCTATGATTGCCACAAACATGTTGCCGCAACCTTTGGCGCTGTTAAAGGCAAGCCTGGCGAAGTCACTCAGATCACGCTCGATTCATTCTTTGTTACCTGCCATGGTGGACAGATTGAAGTCCTCAAGGCCAAAGGTGCTGCGGGTAAGGTTACTGGTGCTGAATTGGCAAAAGAGTTAGGTCTAGAGGTAGGTCAGTTCTTTGTCTTGTAA
- a CDS encoding DUF3460 family protein: MARYQSEITQFLTELKTEHPNLEAEQQAGRALLWDKEPLSVEDQRRAKAAKLKQRAYVYSND, encoded by the coding sequence ATGGCAAGATATCAATCTGAAATCACCCAGTTCTTAACTGAACTCAAAACCGAGCATCCAAACCTCGAGGCTGAACAGCAAGCTGGTCGCGCCCTTCTCTGGGACAAAGAGCCATTGAGCGTTGAAGACCAGCGCCGTGCAAAAGCTGCAAAACTCAAGCAACGCGCCTACGTGTACTCGAATGACTAA